The DNA sequence CGCCCAAGGGTAAAAATCTGGCTGGAGGTGGATGGGGAAGTCGTCTTTGGAAATGGACGGACCGCTCTATTTCAAGCTATTGAAGACAAAGGCTCCATCAAACAGGCTGCTGAAGAAATAGGCATGTCCTACAGGGCGGCCTGGGGCAAGATTAAAGCCACTGAAGAGAGGCTCGGCATTAAACTGGTTGAAAGGCATGCTGGTGGTAGAAATAGTGGTGCTGAATTGACACCCAAGGGAAAAGAACTATTAAAATTATATAGTAAATTTCGAGAAGATGCAGCCGCTTCTATAAATGATACCCTTGCCAGCCTTTTTAACGAATTTTGAATTTACTACGTGTTTACTACGTGAAAGTGCCCAGGAGAGATCATGATTTTTTACAAAAGGCTCTTGTATGGTGAACTACGCCTGTTGTAGTTTTCTAGCCAAGAAAGCAGGATGCTTGCTTTTGCAGCATCCTGCCATATTTGGGACCAATAGCCGCTTATCCATCCTGCCTCCTGCCTCCTGAACGTGACCTAATTCAGCAAACTCCGAATACCCCTGCCTGGGACATTTTCTTCGGCCACCAGTTCTGTGCGGCCGACCTCTTGGCCCTCAAAAAAGACTACCAGTTC is a window from the Syntrophomonadaceae bacterium genome containing:
- a CDS encoding LysR family transcriptional regulator, giving the protein MKDDQESDNSKKKIRPRVKIWLEVDGEVVFGNGRTALFQAIEDKGSIKQAAEEIGMSYRAAWGKIKATEERLGIKLVERHAGGRNSGAELTPKGKELLKLYSKFREDAAASINDTLASLFNEF